In one window of Bizionia sp. M204 DNA:
- a CDS encoding ABC transporter ATP-binding protein produces MQTNKILEVTNLKISFSNNKIENEIIHGITYSLFPNEILGIVGESGSGKSVSSLAIMGLLPKQISKITEGSIYFDNVDLTQISSKDFQDIRGNDIAMIFQEPMSSLNPSMRCGEQVREILLQHTNLSKSAAKTETINLFEKVKLPNPERVFKAYPHEISGGQKQRVMIAMAIACKPKILIADEPTTALDVTVQKEIILLLKELQQTESMSILFISHDLSLISEISNRVLVMYQGHIVEQGLVTDIFNKPQHTYTKALINARPALDVRYKRLATIKDYMNNTIDKTVVNTEDRARNHEKIYAKQPLLTVKNLEKIYFSKSGWFKKDEAFKAVNQVNFNLYEGETLGLVGESGCGKSTLANVILQLDKASAGEIIYKGNDITSLPKNAIRELRKDIQIIFQDPYASLNPRIPVGKAIMEPMKVHGIGTSDVDRKTRVLELLEKVGLDASFFSRYPHEFSGGQRQRIGIARIIALEPKLIICDESVSALDISVQAQVLNLLNDLKENFGFTYIFISHDLAVVKYMSDNLIVMNKGEIEEMNDADIIYANPQKAYTKKLIHAIPKGL; encoded by the coding sequence ATGCAAACAAATAAAATTTTAGAGGTTACCAACTTAAAAATTTCATTTTCTAATAATAAAATTGAAAATGAAATTATTCATGGCATCACATATAGTTTATTTCCAAATGAAATTTTAGGCATTGTAGGTGAGTCCGGGTCAGGCAAATCAGTTTCATCATTAGCCATTATGGGACTACTCCCTAAACAGATTTCTAAAATTACTGAAGGCTCCATTTACTTTGATAATGTTGACTTAACGCAAATTTCATCTAAAGATTTTCAGGACATTCGCGGAAACGATATCGCTATGATTTTCCAAGAACCAATGAGTTCCTTAAATCCTTCAATGCGATGTGGCGAACAGGTTCGGGAGATTCTTTTACAACATACCAATTTATCCAAGTCTGCAGCAAAAACAGAAACAATTAATCTTTTTGAAAAAGTAAAACTACCCAATCCGGAACGTGTTTTTAAGGCTTATCCTCATGAAATTTCAGGCGGCCAAAAACAACGGGTTATGATTGCCATGGCTATTGCTTGTAAACCCAAAATTTTAATTGCCGATGAACCTACAACCGCTCTAGATGTAACCGTTCAAAAGGAAATTATTTTATTGCTGAAAGAACTTCAGCAAACTGAAAGCATGAGCATTTTATTCATTTCACATGATTTATCGCTTATTTCAGAAATTTCCAATCGGGTTTTGGTTATGTATCAAGGTCATATTGTGGAACAAGGATTGGTTACTGATATTTTTAATAAGCCACAACACACGTACACCAAAGCATTAATTAATGCCAGACCAGCCTTAGATGTGCGCTACAAACGTTTAGCAACCATTAAAGATTACATGAATAACACCATTGATAAAACAGTTGTTAACACTGAAGATCGCGCCAGAAATCATGAGAAAATTTATGCAAAACAACCACTTTTAACGGTTAAGAATTTAGAAAAAATCTACTTTTCAAAATCGGGTTGGTTTAAAAAAGATGAAGCTTTTAAAGCTGTCAATCAGGTTAATTTTAACTTATATGAAGGCGAAACATTGGGATTGGTTGGCGAATCTGGTTGTGGGAAATCCACATTGGCAAATGTTATTTTACAATTGGACAAAGCGTCTGCAGGGGAGATTATTTATAAAGGAAACGATATAACCTCCTTACCAAAAAACGCTATTCGAGAATTACGAAAAGATATTCAAATTATTTTTCAAGATCCGTATGCATCGTTAAATCCGAGGATTCCCGTTGGAAAAGCCATTATGGAGCCTATGAAAGTTCATGGCATTGGAACGTCAGATGTAGACAGAAAAACACGTGTTTTAGAATTATTGGAGAAGGTTGGTTTAGATGCCTCGTTCTTTTCGCGCTATCCACATGAGTTTTCTGGTGGCCAAAGGCAGCGCATAGGAATTGCGAGAATCATTGCTTTGGAACCTAAATTAATTATTTGCGATGAATCGGTTTCGGCATTAGATATTTCCGTTCAGGCACAGGTACTTAATTTACTGAATGATTTAAAAGAAAATTTTGGGTTTACCTATATATTTATTTCACACGATTTAGCTGTGGTAAAATATATGTCCGATAATTTAATTGTAATGAATAAAGGAGAAATTGAAGAAATGAATGATGCAGATATCATTTACGCAAATCCGCAAAAGGCGTACACCAAAAAACTTATTCATGCTATTCCAAAAGGATTATAG
- a CDS encoding outer membrane beta-barrel protein, whose product MKHFLIVILLCPVFVFAQENRRTEFESEFEPRPEFYIYMINHNNFGDNYLSEANDPNFLGVGLQINAFKAYNFKIGIGGEYMEYTVTNKTLGGNINKSFYYAAYLKLQYEIDFKDSWAVEPLIGIGRTRIHQKSGSKDFDDFYGTAFYLGSNLLYKFTDHVAVYLGANYNYTQFDVKTATAYKDFFQKANQIQVQLGLIFSIGNN is encoded by the coding sequence ATGAAACATTTTTTAATAGTGATTCTCTTGTGCCCAGTTTTTGTTTTTGCACAAGAAAATCGCCGTACGGAATTTGAATCTGAGTTTGAACCTCGACCAGAATTCTACATTTACATGATAAATCATAATAATTTTGGCGACAACTATCTATCCGAAGCTAATGATCCAAATTTTCTAGGAGTTGGACTTCAAATAAATGCTTTTAAAGCTTATAATTTTAAAATAGGTATTGGTGGTGAATATATGGAGTATACGGTAACCAACAAAACATTAGGTGGCAACATTAACAAGTCCTTTTATTATGCTGCGTATCTTAAACTGCAATATGAAATAGATTTTAAGGACAGTTGGGCTGTTGAACCTTTAATAGGTATTGGTAGAACTAGAATCCACCAAAAAAGTGGTTCGAAAGATTTCGATGATTTTTACGGAACCGCATTTTACCTAGGTAGTAACTTACTCTATAAATTTACAGATCATGTGGCTGTGTATCTAGGCGCAAATTATAATTATACACAGTTTGATGTTAAAACAGCTACTGCTTATAAGGATTTCTTTCAAAAAGCCAATCAAATTCAAGTCCAGCTAGGCTTAATTTTTTCGATTGGCAATAATTAG
- a CDS encoding CoA transferase subunit B: MLDKNGIAKRIAQEVQDGYYVNLGIGIPTLVANYVRDDIEVEFQSENGVLGMGPFPFEGEEDADIINAGKQTITTLPGASFFDSAMSFSMIRGQHVDLTILGSMEVAENGDIANWKIPNKMVKGMGGAMDLVASAENIIVAMMHTNKAGESKLLKRCSLPLTGVGCVKKIVTNLAVIEVTDKGFKLLERAPGVSIEEIQKATEGTLIIEGTIPEMSI, translated from the coding sequence ATGTTAGATAAAAACGGAATAGCAAAACGCATAGCACAGGAAGTTCAAGACGGTTACTACGTGAATTTAGGAATTGGTATTCCAACCTTGGTTGCCAATTACGTGCGAGACGATATAGAAGTAGAATTTCAAAGTGAAAATGGCGTGCTTGGCATGGGACCATTTCCTTTTGAAGGCGAAGAAGATGCCGATATTATAAATGCCGGAAAACAAACCATTACCACCTTACCAGGAGCTAGTTTCTTCGATTCGGCTATGAGTTTTTCTATGATTCGTGGGCAACATGTAGATTTAACCATATTAGGTTCCATGGAAGTGGCGGAAAATGGCGACATTGCCAACTGGAAAATTCCAAACAAAATGGTAAAAGGTATGGGTGGTGCTATGGATTTAGTGGCAAGTGCTGAAAACATAATCGTGGCTATGATGCATACAAACAAAGCAGGCGAATCTAAACTACTAAAACGTTGCTCATTGCCATTAACTGGTGTTGGTTGCGTTAAAAAAATTGTGACGAATCTTGCGGTTATAGAAGTTACAGATAAAGGCTTCAAGCTTTTAGAACGTGCGCCAGGTGTTTCTATTGAAGAGATTCAAAAAGCAACGGAAGGCACTTTAATTATAGAAGGCACAATCCCTGAAATGAGCATTTGA
- a CDS encoding CoA transferase subunit A translates to MINKQVADINEALQGVTDNMTFMFGGFGLSGIPENCIAKLVELEVKGLTCISNNAGVDDFGLGLLLHKRQIKKMISSYVGENDEFERQMLSGELDVELIPQGTLAERCRAAQAGFPAIYTPAGYGTEVAEGKETREFDGKMYVLEHAFKADFAFIKAWKGDAAGNLIFKGTARNFNPNMCGAAKITVVEVEELVPVGELNPNQIHIPGIFVQRIFEGKNYEKRIEQRTVRKRD, encoded by the coding sequence ATGATTAATAAACAAGTTGCAGATATTAATGAAGCCTTGCAAGGTGTAACCGATAATATGACCTTTATGTTTGGCGGTTTTGGATTAAGTGGTATTCCAGAAAACTGTATCGCCAAATTGGTAGAATTGGAAGTAAAAGGTTTAACCTGTATTTCTAATAATGCTGGTGTGGACGATTTCGGATTGGGATTATTGCTGCACAAACGCCAAATAAAAAAAATGATTTCCTCTTACGTTGGTGAGAATGATGAGTTTGAGCGTCAAATGTTAAGTGGTGAATTGGATGTGGAATTAATTCCGCAAGGAACATTAGCCGAACGTTGTCGTGCAGCACAGGCTGGTTTCCCAGCTATTTACACACCTGCTGGTTATGGGACGGAAGTTGCCGAAGGTAAAGAAACCCGCGAATTTGATGGTAAAATGTATGTGTTAGAACATGCTTTTAAAGCCGATTTTGCTTTTATAAAAGCTTGGAAAGGTGATGCTGCTGGGAATTTAATTTTTAAGGGAACAGCCAGAAACTTTAATCCAAATATGTGTGGTGCAGCCAAAATAACCGTTGTTGAGGTTGAAGAATTAGTACCAGTTGGTGAACTAAATCCCAACCAAATCCATATACCTGGAATTTTTGTGCAACGTATTTTTGAAGGTAAAAACTACGAAAAACGTATTGAACAACGTACAGTTAGAAAAAGGGATTAA
- a CDS encoding carboxypeptidase-like regulatory domain-containing protein: MKYILTSAIIFLAHVVLQAQNIEVTGVIKDTLQNPLEYANILAVPDAENADMRFSITDKAGNYLLKLEMNQTYEVTVSYLGYEPQTFTLVTAETNISKNFSLKESLNQLTEVELHYTPPVTVKKDTIIYLADKFVTGEERKLRDVLKKLPGVEVDRDGNVTSNGKRVTKVLVEDKVFFTGNSKLAVNNIPADAIDKVEMLDNYNEVAMLKGLKDSETLAMNIKLKADKKKFVFGDVEAGTGIKERYVVHPNIFYYSPETTLNFIGDLNNTGVKSFTFRDYLEFEGGFGKLMDDVGSYFNLFNSDFSRYLNNNDYKSNTNQFAAGNIRQSISKNSDISAYVITNNAKIETQTETNTAYLDNETPFIEDRTSNNTVNTFFTIGKLTYEYKPSFKEDLSYNSFVKISNNDSQGFISTINPVQNNQIATQSDIKNINLEQQVSYSKKLTDSHTGTLEASYTFQNNKPVVNWQTNQQILQGLIPLETDDFYNIRQTKKIKTHVANAIVKDYWVLNSFNHLYTSIGINAAFDNLYSNDAQLLSDGSINNFSSAGFGNDFQYQFVNPFIGLEYKFQIGIATFKPALYYHIYLWNTSQFNDKDSKSKALLLPQFSTKIEFNNSEKINFKYQLQARFPSVDQLAGNFVLSNFNRVYKGNTSLENQLYHSASLNYYKSSFFKGFYLNVGTNLTKKIEQIKTVTQLNGIEQFSTQIMFSQPEHTWTVNGAINKKIRKISYKFKSRFTYNDFYQLVNNQTNLNISKGVSSTISAESFFKNWPNFEIAYTKDFSNYQAFGNKTKFENNEIFTALEYDFLNDFIFKADYTFNNYKNKTAGIKNQFDNANASLFYQTENSPWGFEMGISNIFNTEFKQQNSFSSFYISDGKTFIMPRIFMFKVAYKL, encoded by the coding sequence ATGAAATATATACTGACTTCTGCTATCATTTTCTTGGCACATGTAGTTTTACAAGCCCAGAATATTGAGGTAACAGGCGTTATTAAAGATACGCTCCAAAACCCATTAGAATATGCTAATATTCTGGCTGTTCCAGATGCTGAAAATGCCGATATGCGTTTTTCAATTACCGATAAAGCAGGTAACTATCTCTTAAAATTAGAGATGAACCAAACGTATGAAGTTACAGTTAGTTATTTGGGATACGAGCCACAAACGTTTACACTAGTCACAGCCGAAACAAATATTTCTAAAAATTTCTCTTTGAAAGAAAGTTTAAATCAACTTACAGAAGTAGAGCTGCACTACACACCACCTGTAACCGTAAAAAAAGACACCATTATATATTTAGCAGATAAATTTGTAACAGGCGAAGAACGTAAACTGCGTGATGTTTTAAAAAAATTGCCTGGTGTTGAGGTGGATAGAGATGGTAACGTAACATCCAACGGGAAGCGTGTAACCAAAGTGTTGGTTGAAGATAAAGTCTTTTTTACTGGAAATAGTAAACTAGCCGTAAACAATATTCCTGCCGATGCCATTGATAAGGTAGAAATGCTAGATAATTATAATGAAGTTGCTATGCTGAAAGGCTTAAAAGATAGTGAGACCTTAGCCATGAACATAAAATTGAAAGCAGATAAAAAGAAGTTTGTGTTTGGCGATGTAGAAGCGGGAACTGGAATAAAAGAACGTTATGTGGTGCATCCAAACATATTTTACTATAGTCCAGAAACAACCTTGAATTTTATAGGCGATTTGAATAATACAGGTGTTAAGAGTTTTACATTTCGAGATTATTTAGAGTTTGAAGGAGGTTTTGGTAAACTCATGGACGATGTTGGGAGTTATTTTAATTTGTTTAATAGCGATTTTTCCAGGTATTTAAACAATAACGATTATAAATCCAATACCAACCAATTTGCTGCTGGAAATATTAGGCAATCCATAAGTAAAAATTCGGATATAAGTGCTTATGTTATTACTAATAATGCCAAAATAGAAACACAAACCGAAACGAATACGGCTTATTTAGATAATGAAACACCATTTATAGAAGATAGAACAAGCAATAACACAGTAAATACTTTTTTCACCATCGGAAAACTAACCTATGAATACAAACCAAGTTTTAAAGAAGATTTGAGTTATAATAGTTTTGTAAAGATTTCTAACAATGATAGTCAAGGATTTATTTCAACTATAAATCCTGTGCAAAACAACCAAATAGCAACGCAATCTGATATTAAAAATATTAATCTGGAACAGCAGGTTAGTTACAGTAAAAAACTAACTGACAGTCATACTGGTACTTTAGAAGCTTCTTATACTTTCCAAAATAATAAACCTGTTGTTAATTGGCAAACGAATCAGCAAATTCTACAAGGGTTAATTCCGTTGGAAACCGATGATTTTTATAATATTCGTCAAACAAAAAAAATAAAAACCCATGTGGCAAATGCTATAGTTAAGGATTATTGGGTATTAAATAGTTTTAATCATTTATATACAAGTATTGGTATTAATGCCGCTTTTGATAACCTGTATTCAAATGACGCGCAATTATTGAGTGATGGCAGCATCAACAATTTTTCAAGTGCTGGTTTTGGTAATGATTTTCAATATCAGTTTGTTAATCCATTTATAGGTTTAGAATATAAGTTTCAAATAGGTATTGCAACCTTTAAGCCAGCTTTATATTACCATATTTATTTATGGAACACCAGCCAATTTAATGATAAAGACTCTAAAAGTAAAGCCTTATTATTACCCCAATTTTCAACTAAAATTGAATTTAATAATAGCGAAAAAATTAATTTTAAATACCAGTTGCAAGCGCGTTTTCCAAGTGTTGACCAGCTTGCAGGCAATTTTGTACTATCTAACTTTAATAGGGTTTATAAAGGGAACACGAGTTTGGAAAATCAATTGTATCATTCAGCTAGTTTAAATTATTATAAATCTAGTTTTTTTAAAGGTTTTTATTTAAATGTTGGGACGAACCTAACTAAAAAAATTGAGCAAATTAAAACCGTTACGCAGTTAAATGGTATTGAACAATTCAGTACACAAATAATGTTTAGTCAACCAGAGCATACGTGGACGGTAAATGGCGCCATTAATAAGAAAATTAGAAAAATTAGCTATAAATTTAAAAGTCGCTTTACCTATAATGATTTTTATCAGTTGGTTAATAATCAAACAAATTTAAATATTTCTAAAGGCGTTTCTTCCACGATTAGCGCAGAATCATTTTTTAAAAATTGGCCTAATTTCGAAATTGCTTACACCAAGGATTTTAGTAATTATCAAGCCTTTGGAAACAAAACAAAATTTGAAAACAATGAGATTTTCACCGCTTTAGAATATGATTTTCTAAACGATTTTATTTTCAAAGCCGATTACACATTCAACAATTATAAGAATAAAACAGCTGGTATAAAAAATCAATTTGACAACGCTAATGCATCACTTTTCTATCAAACAGAAAATAGTCCTTGGGGTTTTGAAATGGGTATTTCAAACATTTTTAATACCGAATTTAAACAGCAAAATTCATTTTCAAGCTTTTATATAAGCGATGGCAAAACCTTTATTATGCCACGAATTTTTATGTTTAAAGTGGCTTATAAACTATAA
- a CDS encoding GLPGLI family protein: protein MKKYCFSILVLLMHLNSIAQSKQVSGVVAYSVSLEPIYNAVAERYKRESNKSALQIFSSMAETASNFECKLSFNGFQSKFGLVNAMVLGGLDRNKMLAVRAVAQGDYYTNLLLKKQILQDNSSTDLYIESNLEHIDWKLTKNIKKIGDYVCYKAMAYKELMNEETVAIEVWYTPQIPIAFGPKEYVGNLPGLVLEYKDHIVHFVAKKVVLNPKKLIVINWPEGETISKEDYQKQQTISFSTLKENSGR, encoded by the coding sequence ATGAAAAAATATTGTTTCAGTATTTTAGTACTACTTATGCATTTAAATAGTATTGCTCAAAGCAAGCAAGTATCAGGTGTTGTTGCCTATTCTGTGAGTTTAGAGCCAATTTATAACGCAGTTGCAGAACGTTATAAAAGAGAATCAAATAAATCAGCCCTTCAAATTTTTAGTAGTATGGCTGAAACAGCATCAAATTTTGAATGTAAATTAAGCTTTAATGGATTTCAATCTAAATTTGGATTAGTTAATGCTATGGTTTTGGGAGGTTTGGATAGAAATAAAATGTTAGCTGTAAGAGCGGTAGCTCAAGGTGACTATTACACCAATTTATTACTAAAAAAACAAATTTTACAAGATAACTCAAGTACCGATCTTTATATAGAAAGTAACCTTGAACACATTGATTGGAAATTAACAAAAAATATTAAAAAAATTGGTGATTATGTTTGTTACAAAGCCATGGCATACAAGGAATTAATGAATGAAGAAACCGTTGCCATTGAAGTTTGGTACACACCACAAATACCAATAGCATTTGGGCCAAAAGAATACGTAGGCAATTTACCTGGTCTGGTTTTGGAATATAAAGACCATATTGTGCATTTTGTAGCTAAAAAAGTCGTCTTAAATCCTAAAAAACTCATTGTTATCAATTGGCCTGAAGGTGAAACTATAAGTAAAGAGGACTATCAAAAACAGCAAACTATTTCCTTTTCTACTTTAAAAGAAAATTCTGGAAGGTAA
- a CDS encoding GLPGLI family protein codes for MNYPSFVKYFPSFLSLVFCIHISTAQQHETISTIHYKVKVIDDLKNQNLDNSIKNRITAINKASQLIECRLQFNSKESVFYQVEKMALDTDPYYNMASIFIRGLYYTSTQDSVKILNKNFSGINFNILMPFNKESWKIMNETKQIGDFTCYKAESLNSNITAWFTNKIPVSYGPNGLTGLPGLILEATINRKLTFYASHIIIKDTSVKFIERPNSDKTIKEAEFLKMVGDKMADFFDKN; via the coding sequence ATGAATTATCCTAGTTTTGTTAAGTATTTTCCATCTTTTTTAAGTTTAGTTTTTTGTATCCATATATCAACTGCTCAACAGCATGAGACGATATCTACAATACATTATAAAGTTAAAGTAATAGATGATCTAAAAAATCAAAACTTGGATAATTCTATTAAAAACAGGATAACGGCTATTAACAAGGCCAGTCAATTAATTGAATGTCGTCTTCAGTTTAATTCAAAAGAAAGTGTTTTTTATCAAGTTGAAAAAATGGCTTTAGATACAGATCCATATTATAATATGGCGTCCATATTTATTCGAGGACTTTACTACACAAGCACACAAGACTCGGTGAAAATATTAAACAAGAATTTTTCTGGGATAAATTTTAATATTTTGATGCCTTTTAACAAAGAGTCTTGGAAAATTATGAACGAAACAAAACAAATAGGAGATTTCACATGCTATAAGGCGGAGTCATTAAACTCAAATATTACAGCCTGGTTTACTAATAAAATACCGGTTTCTTATGGTCCAAACGGATTAACTGGCTTACCAGGATTGATATTAGAAGCAACCATAAATAGAAAGTTAACATTTTACGCGTCACATATAATAATAAAAGACACTAGTGTCAAATTTATAGAAAGACCCAATTCTGATAAAACAATAAAAGAAGCTGAATTTCTAAAAATGGTTGGTGATAAAATGGCAGATTTTTTTGATAAAAACTAA
- a CDS encoding penicillin-binding protein 1A, whose translation MAKKKQAKKQANTSNGFQKYVRWFWTLFLGGISAVVLMFLLASWGVFGALPDHTVLENPKTNLATEIISSDGKTLGKFYFNDNRTPVSFDELPKHLVDALVATEDARFYEHSGVDARGTLRAVVKLGSGGGASTISQQLAKQLFHGEGSSNIAERVLQKAKEWIIAIKLERQYTKEEIIAMYFNIYDFGNNADGIRSAASIYFDKEPNELDIKESAMLVGMFKNSSLYNPRDHRNPIGTRNRRNVVLNQMEKYDYINTKTSDSLKALELGLRYSPQSHRDGIATYFRAYLDGFMKDWIRNNPKPDGEKYNLYGDGLKVYTTIDSRMQNYAEEAVQRHMPRLQAEFDNQNTPERNPTAPFLDLDKNEIESLMNRGMRQSERWRVMKKDGKSDKEIIASFDKPTAMSIFSWKGEIDTIMKPMDSMRYYKKFLHPGMMSMDPLTGHVKAWVGGMNYRHFQYDHVKQSKRQVGSTFKPFVYATAIDQLHLSPCYKMPQSQITIEALKFGNPEPWTPKNSDGNYGGEVTLQAALANSVNTITARLMDKVGPQPVIDLVKKLGVESNIPAVPSIGLGTADLSVYEMVAAYATFANQGVYTKPVMVTHIEDKNGTVLYQFTPESRDVISAETAYVTVKLMEGVTRVGSGARLRRTWMPKTGVYPEIITGYPYEFKNPIAGKTGTTQNQSDGWFMGMVPNLVTGVWVGAEDRATHFKTITYGQGAAMALPIWGMYMRSCIDDEALGISTSDFEAPKDLTIQVDCDDYVEAGEETVPAEEIPDELDF comes from the coding sequence ATGGCAAAAAAGAAACAAGCAAAAAAACAAGCAAATACGTCCAACGGGTTTCAAAAATATGTGCGTTGGTTTTGGACGTTATTTTTAGGTGGCATTTCTGCTGTTGTATTAATGTTTTTATTGGCGTCATGGGGCGTTTTTGGTGCATTGCCAGATCATACTGTTTTGGAGAATCCCAAAACAAATTTAGCCACTGAAATTATTTCTTCGGATGGAAAAACATTGGGTAAATTTTACTTCAATGACAATCGGACGCCAGTGAGTTTTGATGAACTCCCAAAACATTTAGTAGATGCTCTAGTAGCAACCGAAGACGCGCGTTTTTATGAGCATTCCGGTGTTGATGCACGTGGAACACTGCGTGCTGTGGTAAAATTAGGTAGCGGAGGTGGTGCCAGTACTATTTCTCAACAATTGGCTAAACAGTTATTCCATGGCGAAGGCTCTTCAAATATTGCAGAACGCGTACTCCAAAAAGCTAAGGAATGGATAATAGCCATCAAGCTGGAACGCCAATATACTAAAGAAGAAATTATTGCCATGTATTTTAATATTTATGATTTTGGGAATAATGCTGACGGAATTCGTTCGGCAGCTAGCATTTATTTTGATAAGGAACCGAATGAATTAGATATAAAAGAATCTGCTATGTTGGTTGGGATGTTTAAAAACTCATCCTTATACAATCCACGTGACCATAGAAATCCTATAGGAACTAGAAACCGCCGAAATGTGGTTTTAAACCAAATGGAAAAGTATGATTATATTAATACAAAAACTAGCGATTCATTAAAAGCGTTAGAATTAGGTTTACGCTATTCGCCACAATCACACAGGGATGGCATTGCTACCTATTTCCGAGCATATTTAGATGGCTTTATGAAAGATTGGATTAGAAACAATCCTAAACCAGACGGTGAGAAATATAATTTATATGGCGATGGTTTAAAAGTATACACCACAATTGATTCGCGCATGCAAAACTATGCTGAAGAAGCTGTACAAAGACACATGCCAAGATTACAGGCCGAATTTGATAATCAAAACACACCAGAACGCAACCCAACGGCACCGTTTTTAGATTTAGATAAAAATGAAATTGAATCCTTAATGAATCGTGGTATGCGCCAATCAGAGCGTTGGCGTGTTATGAAAAAAGATGGAAAAAGCGATAAAGAAATTATAGCGTCTTTTGATAAACCAACAGCCATGTCTATTTTTTCATGGAAAGGCGAAATAGATACCATTATGAAACCCATGGATTCTATGCGTTATTATAAGAAATTCTTACATCCAGGTATGATGTCTATGGATCCTTTAACCGGTCATGTAAAAGCATGGGTTGGCGGAATGAATTACAGACATTTTCAATATGATCATGTTAAGCAAAGTAAACGTCAAGTAGGTTCTACGTTCAAACCGTTTGTTTACGCTACAGCTATAGATCAATTGCATTTATCACCTTGTTATAAAATGCCACAATCGCAAATCACTATTGAAGCTCTGAAATTTGGAAATCCAGAGCCTTGGACACCAAAAAATTCCGATGGTAATTATGGCGGAGAAGTAACTCTGCAAGCGGCTTTGGCAAATTCAGTAAATACTATTACCGCACGTTTAATGGATAAAGTGGGGCCGCAGCCTGTTATAGATTTAGTTAAAAAATTAGGCGTGGAATCTAATATTCCTGCCGTGCCTTCTATTGGTTTAGGAACAGCTGATTTAAGTGTTTATGAAATGGTGGCAGCATATGCCACTTTTGCCAATCAAGGTGTTTATACTAAACCGGTTATGGTAACGCATATAGAAGATAAAAACGGAACCGTTTTATACCAATTTACACCAGAATCTCGCGATGTTATTAGTGCAGAAACGGCCTATGTAACTGTTAAATTAATGGAAGGTGTAACTAGAGTAGGTTCTGGAGCGCGTTTAAGACGAACTTGGATGCCTAAAACTGGTGTTTATCCCGAAATTATTACAGGGTATCCTTATGAATTTAAAAACCCGATTGCTGGAAAAACAGGAACCACACAAAACCAAAGTGACGGTTGGTTTATGGGTATGGTGCCGAATTTAGTAACAGGCGTTTGGGTAGGTGCAGAAGATCGTGCCACACATTTTAAAACTATTACCTATGGCCAAGGTGCTGCTATGGCATTACCTATTTGGGGTATGTATATGCGTAGTTGCATTGACGATGAAGCATTGGGTATTTCTACAAGCGATTTTGAAGCGCCAAAAGATTTAACCATTCAAGTAGATTGTGATGATTATGTGGAAGCAGGTGAAGAAACCGTTCCAGCGGAAGAAATTCCGGATGAGTTGGATTTTTAA
- a CDS encoding gliding motility lipoprotein GldH, with translation MMPNKFLMLIAVMAFLGVTSCDSNRVYDTYKSVPNTWHKDSVVQFKFQAPDSINPYNLFVNLRNNNDYRFNNLYLIVEMDFPNGKVIKDTLQYRMAKPNGELLGTGFTDVKESKLWYKEGVVFSESGDYQIKIQQAMRENGKVNGVINLEGITEVGFRIEHPIEPKN, from the coding sequence ATGATGCCAAATAAATTTTTGATGTTAATAGCTGTTATGGCGTTTTTGGGAGTAACTTCATGCGATTCTAACCGGGTTTACGACACCTACAAATCGGTTCCAAATACATGGCATAAAGACTCTGTGGTGCAATTTAAATTTCAAGCACCAGACTCTATTAACCCGTATAACTTGTTTGTTAATTTACGTAATAATAACGATTACCGATTTAATAATCTCTATTTAATTGTTGAAATGGATTTTCCAAACGGAAAGGTAATCAAGGATACCTTGCAATATAGAATGGCAAAACCTAATGGCGAACTTTTAGGTACTGGTTTTACAGATGTAAAAGAAAGTAAATTGTGGTATAAAGAAGGGGTTGTTTTTAGTGAATCAGGCGACTATCAAATAAAAATTCAACAAGCCATGCGTGAAAATGGCAAGGTTAATGGCGTTATAAATTTAGAAGGGATTACAGAAGTAGGCTTTAGAATTGAACACCCAATAGAACCAAAAAATTAA